One genomic window of Coffea eugenioides isolate CCC68of chromosome 1, Ceug_1.0, whole genome shotgun sequence includes the following:
- the LOC113777926 gene encoding uncharacterized protein LOC113777926 isoform X3, with product MVALLPIPTPARLFHQYHHRHRQPQITIPTRHQHLCLHPLLLSSTHPILSVHLIIYKLSNPLEFEASLMSKEITLCTSTFPLTAAIYHLPAVHIPSSPRKELVQFLRKFTDLVPGLHAVDIDVPLTSLLKDDNKFEQVVLGREFHISLGRTVPIRVHQRDSVLTMLRQKLQFQKMYWIDFAKWVVFVNDDFTRSFLSMEVIAGGLAEVSQHDAQRLQNSPSNIDVCIKYGEKDAKNGSLGLLIVEMWLASQIVNKL from the exons ATGGTGGCGCTTCTTCCGATTCCGACTCCAGCCCGACTATTTCACCAGTATCATCACCGCCACCGTCAACCTCAAATTACAATCCCCACCAGACATCAACACCTCTGCCTCCACCCCCTCTTGCTCTCCTCCACTCACCCGATTCTTTCG GTGCATTTGATTATTTACAAACTGAGCAACCCACTCGAGTTCGAAGCTTCCCTCATGTCCAAGGAAATTACGCTTTGCACGTCTACATTCCCG TTGACAGCTGCTATCTACCATCTTCCTGCAGTTCATATACCATCTTCGCCCAGGAAGGAGCTGGTTCAGTTTTTGAGAAAGTTTACTGATCTTGTACCCGGTCTTCATGCTGTTGACATAGATGTCCCGTTAACTAGTTTGCTTAAGGATGATAACAAATTTGAACAAGTTGTTCTAGGAAGGGAATTTCATATTAGTCTCGGAAGAACTGTTCCGATACGGGTGCACCAGAGAGACTCTGTGCTGACAATGCTTCGCCAGAAGCTTCAGTTTCAGAAGAT GTATTGGATTGATTTTGCCAAATGGGTGGTATTTGTTAATGATGATTTCACCCGCTCTTTTCTCTCCATGGAAGTTATTGCAGGAGGCTTGGCTGAGGTAAG TCAGCATGATGCACAAAGATTACAAAATAGTCCTAGCAATATCGACGTGTGCATTAAGTATGGGGAGAAAGATGCAAAGAATGGCAGTTTAGGCCTTCTGATTGTAGAGATGTGGTTGGCATCTCAAATAGTCAACAAACTTTGA
- the LOC113777926 gene encoding U6 snRNA phosphodiesterase isoform X1: MVALLPIPTPARLFHQYHHRHRQPQITIPTRHQHLCLHPLLLSSTHPILSVHLIIYKLSNPLEFEASLMSKEITLCTSTFPLTAAIYHLPAVHIPSSPRKELVQFLRKFTDLVPGLHAVDIDVPLTSLLKDDNKFEQVVLGREFHISLGRTVPIRVHQRDSVLTMLRQKLQFQKMYWIDFAKWVVFVNDDFTRSFLSMEVIAGGLAEITKQIDAVNEVYRLHNLPEFYKDPRPHISVAWALGDVGDFMTGVVEEEMKRFSLTGGSSRKHIFNCKFGGVQCRIGNRTYEICKFQEL; the protein is encoded by the exons ATGGTGGCGCTTCTTCCGATTCCGACTCCAGCCCGACTATTTCACCAGTATCATCACCGCCACCGTCAACCTCAAATTACAATCCCCACCAGACATCAACACCTCTGCCTCCACCCCCTCTTGCTCTCCTCCACTCACCCGATTCTTTCG GTGCATTTGATTATTTACAAACTGAGCAACCCACTCGAGTTCGAAGCTTCCCTCATGTCCAAGGAAATTACGCTTTGCACGTCTACATTCCCG TTGACAGCTGCTATCTACCATCTTCCTGCAGTTCATATACCATCTTCGCCCAGGAAGGAGCTGGTTCAGTTTTTGAGAAAGTTTACTGATCTTGTACCCGGTCTTCATGCTGTTGACATAGATGTCCCGTTAACTAGTTTGCTTAAGGATGATAACAAATTTGAACAAGTTGTTCTAGGAAGGGAATTTCATATTAGTCTCGGAAGAACTGTTCCGATACGGGTGCACCAGAGAGACTCTGTGCTGACAATGCTTCGCCAGAAGCTTCAGTTTCAGAAGAT GTATTGGATTGATTTTGCCAAATGGGTGGTATTTGTTAATGATGATTTCACCCGCTCTTTTCTCTCCATGGAAGTTATTGCAGGAGGCTTGGCTGAG ATAACAAAACAAATTGATGCTGTTAATGAGGTATACAGGCTTCACAATCTTCCAGAATTTTACAAG GATCCACGCCCTCATATATCTGTGGCCTGGGCATTAGGTGATGTTGGTGATTTCATGACGGGAGTTGtagaggaagaaatgaagagattcAGTTTGACTGGAGGTTCATCAAGGAAGCATATTTTTAACTGCAAATTTGGTGGTGTTCAGTGCAGAATAGGTAATCGAACCTATGAGATTTGCAAATTTCAGGAGTTATAG
- the LOC113777926 gene encoding U6 snRNA phosphodiesterase isoform X4 has translation MDALRASYGGASSDSDSSPTISPVSSPPPSTSNYNPHQTSTPLPPPPLALLHSPDSFGAFDYLQTEQPTRVRSFPHVQGNYALHVYIPVHIPSSPRKELVQFLRKFTDLVPGLHAVDIDVPLTSLLKDDNKFEQVVLGREFHISLGRTVPIRVHQRDSVLTMLRQKLQFQKMYWIDFAKWVVFVNDDFTRSFLSMEVIAGGLAEITKQIDAVNEVYRLHNLPEFYKDPRPHISVAWALGDVGDFMTGVVEEEMKRFSLTGGSSRKHIFNCKFGGVQCRIGNRTYEICKFQEL, from the exons ATGGACGCCTTGAGAGCTTCCTATGGTGGCGCTTCTTCCGATTCCGACTCCAGCCCGACTATTTCACCAGTATCATCACCGCCACCGTCAACCTCAAATTACAATCCCCACCAGACATCAACACCTCTGCCTCCACCCCCTCTTGCTCTCCTCCACTCACCCGATTCTTTCG GTGCATTTGATTATTTACAAACTGAGCAACCCACTCGAGTTCGAAGCTTCCCTCATGTCCAAGGAAATTACGCTTTGCACGTCTACATTCCCG TTCATATACCATCTTCGCCCAGGAAGGAGCTGGTTCAGTTTTTGAGAAAGTTTACTGATCTTGTACCCGGTCTTCATGCTGTTGACATAGATGTCCCGTTAACTAGTTTGCTTAAGGATGATAACAAATTTGAACAAGTTGTTCTAGGAAGGGAATTTCATATTAGTCTCGGAAGAACTGTTCCGATACGGGTGCACCAGAGAGACTCTGTGCTGACAATGCTTCGCCAGAAGCTTCAGTTTCAGAAGAT GTATTGGATTGATTTTGCCAAATGGGTGGTATTTGTTAATGATGATTTCACCCGCTCTTTTCTCTCCATGGAAGTTATTGCAGGAGGCTTGGCTGAG ATAACAAAACAAATTGATGCTGTTAATGAGGTATACAGGCTTCACAATCTTCCAGAATTTTACAAG GATCCACGCCCTCATATATCTGTGGCCTGGGCATTAGGTGATGTTGGTGATTTCATGACGGGAGTTGtagaggaagaaatgaagagattcAGTTTGACTGGAGGTTCATCAAGGAAGCATATTTTTAACTGCAAATTTGGTGGTGTTCAGTGCAGAATAGGTAATCGAACCTATGAGATTTGCAAATTTCAGGAGTTATAG
- the LOC113777926 gene encoding U6 snRNA phosphodiesterase isoform X2, which produces MDALRASYGGASSDSDSSPTISPVSSPPPSTSNYNPHQTSTPLPPPPLALLHSPDSFGAFDYLQTEQPTRVRSFPHVQGNYALHVYIPVDSCYLPSSCSSYTIFAQEGAGSVFEKGREFHISLGRTVPIRVHQRDSVLTMLRQKLQFQKMYWIDFAKWVVFVNDDFTRSFLSMEVIAGGLAEITKQIDAVNEVYRLHNLPEFYKDPRPHISVAWALGDVGDFMTGVVEEEMKRFSLTGGSSRKHIFNCKFGGVQCRIGNRTYEICKFQEL; this is translated from the exons ATGGACGCCTTGAGAGCTTCCTATGGTGGCGCTTCTTCCGATTCCGACTCCAGCCCGACTATTTCACCAGTATCATCACCGCCACCGTCAACCTCAAATTACAATCCCCACCAGACATCAACACCTCTGCCTCCACCCCCTCTTGCTCTCCTCCACTCACCCGATTCTTTCG GTGCATTTGATTATTTACAAACTGAGCAACCCACTCGAGTTCGAAGCTTCCCTCATGTCCAAGGAAATTACGCTTTGCACGTCTACATTCCCG TTGACAGCTGCTATCTACCATCTTCCTGCAGTTCATATACCATCTTCGCCCAGGAAGGAGCTGGTTCAGTTTTTGAGAAAG GAAGGGAATTTCATATTAGTCTCGGAAGAACTGTTCCGATACGGGTGCACCAGAGAGACTCTGTGCTGACAATGCTTCGCCAGAAGCTTCAGTTTCAGAAGAT GTATTGGATTGATTTTGCCAAATGGGTGGTATTTGTTAATGATGATTTCACCCGCTCTTTTCTCTCCATGGAAGTTATTGCAGGAGGCTTGGCTGAG ATAACAAAACAAATTGATGCTGTTAATGAGGTATACAGGCTTCACAATCTTCCAGAATTTTACAAG GATCCACGCCCTCATATATCTGTGGCCTGGGCATTAGGTGATGTTGGTGATTTCATGACGGGAGTTGtagaggaagaaatgaagagattcAGTTTGACTGGAGGTTCATCAAGGAAGCATATTTTTAACTGCAAATTTGGTGGTGTTCAGTGCAGAATAGGTAATCGAACCTATGAGATTTGCAAATTTCAGGAGTTATAG